The genomic interval CGAAACTCATCGAACTCATTCAATTGCAAAAGATTTTTCTCATCAATACGAAAGCAACATTCACTTGCTTGTGGATATTTTATAGCATCAAAAATGTTGAAAGTCACTTCTTCCTCTTGGACCCGGAGATGTAATTCTCCTTTTTGCACATCAATAATCGCTCTCACAGTAGCCAAAAATGGTCTACCTAGTATAAATGGTATGTCTTTGTCTTCTTCTATGTCAAGTACAATGAAATCAGCTAGAAATATGAACTTATCTATCTTGACTAGGACATCTTCAATTACTCCCCTGGGGTGCTTCAATGAATGATCTGCTAGTTGCAATGTGACTGTAGTAGGCCGCGTTTCTCCCAAGTTAAGCTTCTTGAAGATTGATAAGGGCATTAAATTGATACTTGCTCCCAAATCACATAATGCCCTCTCAAACACCATATTCCCAATCGAGCATGGGATGGTAAAACTGCCTGGATCCTTGAGTTTGGGTGGCAACTTCTTTTGCAAGATTGCGATTGTCTCATAATCCTTAAGCTTCCTTTTGTTTGATAGAATTTCTTTCATAAACATTGCATAGCTTGGCATTTGTTCAAGAACTTCAGCAAATGGGATATTAATGTGAAGCTTCTTGAATATATCTAAGAATTTAGCAAACTGCTGGttactctttttcttcttcaggcTCTGAGGAAAAGGGATTCTAGTAAATCTATCTTGTGGTAATAGTGCTTCAATCTGAGCTTCAGATTTATTTTGTTCAAGGTTATCTTGTTGATGCTTTTGATCTACAGACTCAGACTTTTTCTCTGGCATCTTCAATTCTTTTCCACTCCTCAAAGTAATTGCACTACATTGTTCATTGCCACTCTTTCTTGGATTCGCCTCAGATGTGCTAGGCAAGTTTCCTTGTTGTCTCTCTATTAACATACTCGCCATTTGACTTAGCTGAACCTCCAAATTCCTTATCTGTGCAGAATGATTTTGCAAAGTATTGCGAGTTTCATTCATGAACTGTGTTTGAATTGTAGCTAACTGGGCCATTGCTTCCTCcagatttattttcttctcttgtggTAGGTTGCTTTGTTCCTGCATGGTTGAGTTATTTTTCCAAGATAGGTTAGGATGATTCCGCCATCCTGGATTTTACCTATTGGAATAGGGGTTATCTTATTGCCTATTGAAATTCCCCACATATTGAGCTTGCTCTACTGTCATTTGTGATAAAGAAATACTAGCTGGACATTCAAAGCTTTGATGAGGCCCCTACACATTTCACAAGCCAGACCGGTAGTCTTTACTACATTTACTGGCAAATTATTGTTCTGTGACTGCTTTGAGAGAGCTGCTATTTGGGCTGAAAGGTTGGTAATGTCATCTATCTCATGTACTCCAGCCACCTTCCTTGGCATGTTTCGCTCATTAGGCCACTGATAGTTGTTAGCATTTATATCTTCTAGCAATTCATATGCCTCATCAATAGTTTTTTTCATTAAGGCTCCACCTGCAGATGCATCCACTAGTGTTCTGGTGGTGTTGTTCAGACCTTGGTAAAAGTTTTGGATCTGTATCCACTTATGCAACCCATGATGAGGACATTTCCTTAATAATTCCTTATATCTTTCCCATGTCTAATATAAAGTTTCACCTTCATATTGAACGAAATTATTGATTTCAATCCGCATCTTTGCTGTTTTGGCTGGTGGAAAGAATTTGGCAGGGAATTTCTGAACAAGATCATCCCATGTCACAATGGAATCTGGTGGTAATAAATTCAACTAATTTCTTGCTTTCTctcttaggggttgtttggttacctgcaactagctgtaagtagctgtaatgtaactggttttacatgta from Dioscorea cayenensis subsp. rotundata cultivar TDr96_F1 unplaced genomic scaffold, TDr96_F1_v2_PseudoChromosome.rev07_lg8_w22 25.fasta BLBR01000230.1, whole genome shotgun sequence carries:
- the LOC120253863 gene encoding uncharacterized protein LOC120253863; this translates as MAQLATIQTQFMNETRNTLQNHSAQIRNLEVQLSQMASMLIERQQGNLPSTSEANPRKSGNEQCSAITLRSGKELKMPEKKSESVDQKHQQDNLEQNKSEAQIEALLPQDRFTRIPFPQSLKKKKSNQQFAKFLDIFKKLHINIPFAEVLEQMPSYAMFMKEILSNKRKLKDYETIAILQKKLPPKLKDPGSFTIPCSIGNMVFERALCDLGASINLMPLSIFKKLNLGETRPTTVTLQLADHSLKHPRGVIEDVLVKIDKFIFLADFIVLDIEEDKDIPFILGRPFLATVRAIIDVQKGELHLRVQEEEVTFNIFDAIKYPQASECCFRIDEKNLLQLNEFDEFRNEAYKDDITNKKQTKARHGKFKMKWCGPFTINKMLPYGVAEVTHSEKGTFKINGHRMKPYFWWSFDKGTNKIILNLP